Below is a genomic region from Desulfonatronum thiosulfatophilum.
GATCTTGGATTGAATATATGCCAAAGCGTCTTTGACCTTGGTCATCTTCTGGGCATCTTCATCCTCGATCTCAACGCCGAACTCTTCTTCCATGGCCATGATCAATTCCGTCAGATCCAGAGAATCCGCGCCCAGGTCATCGACAAAGGAAGCATCCGGCGTAACCTGATCAGCGGAAACGCCAAGT
It encodes:
- the acpP gene encoding acyl carrier protein — translated: MSLEEKVKKIVVDQLGVSADQVTPDASFVDDLGADSLDLTELIMAMEEEFGVEIEDEDAQKMTKVKDALAYIQSKIG